Proteins from a genomic interval of Gossypium hirsutum isolate 1008001.06 chromosome A09, Gossypium_hirsutum_v2.1, whole genome shotgun sequence:
- the LOC107895932 gene encoding protein SELF-PRUNING, translating into MAREVEPLMVGRVIGDVMDSFIPSIKMSVTFNNKQVFNGHEFYPSTVVTKPRVEVVGGDMRTFFTLVMTDPDVPGPSDPYLREHLHWIVTDIPGTTDATFGREVVSYENPKPNIGIHRFVFVLFKQKRRQIIKSPCSRDNFNTRRFASENDLGLPVAAVYFNAQRETAARRR; encoded by the exons ATGGCAAGGGAAGTAGAGCCTCTCATGGTTGGGAGAGTCATAGGAGATGTTATGGATTCTTTCATCCCAAGTATTAAAATGTCGGTCACTTTCAACAACAAGCAAGTCTTCAATGGGCATGAGTTTTATCCATCAACTGTTGTCACCAAACCTAGGGTAGAGGTTGTAGGAGGTGACATGAGAACTTTCTTCACTCtg GTCATGACGGACCCGGATGTTCCTGGACCTAGTGATCCTTACTTAAGGGAGCACCTTCACTG GATTGTGACAGACATCCCTGGCACCACAGATGCCACATTCG GAAGGGAAGTGGTGAGCTATGAAAACCCAAAGCCAAATATAGGGATCCACAGGTTTGTGTTCGTTCTTTTCAAGCAGAAACGTCGACAGATAATCAAGTCACCTTGTTCAAGGGATAACTTCAACACTCGACGTTTCGCTTCTGAGAACGATCTTGGCCTTCCTGTTGCTGCTGTGTATTTCAATGCTCAAAGAGAAACAGCTGCAAGAAGACGTTGA